Proteins from a genomic interval of Zingiber officinale cultivar Zhangliang chromosome 2A, Zo_v1.1, whole genome shotgun sequence:
- the LOC122039710 gene encoding pyruvate dehydrogenase (acetyl-transferring) kinase, mitochondrial-like: protein MVFELVKNSLRAVQECFMNSDKNAPPVRIIVADGIEDVTIKISDEGGGIPRSGLPKIFTYLYSTAKNPLEENDEGSSDGVIMAGYGYGLPISRLYARYFGGDLQIISMEGYGKSNSFFMQYLISSSICPA, encoded by the exons ATGGTCTTTGAGTTGGTAAAAAACTCTCTGCGTGCGGTTCAAGAATGTTTTATGAATTCTGATAAGAATGCCCCTCCTGTTAGAATTATTGTCGCTGATGGGATTGAAGATGTTACAATAAAG ATATCAGATGAAGGGGGTGGCATACCAAGAAGTGGTCTTCCAAAGATTTTCACATATCTCTATAGCACTGCTAAAAATCCACTCGAGGAAAACGATGAAGGAAGCTCAGATGGAGTAATTATGGCTGGTTATGGTTATGGGCTTCCAATTAGTCGTCTCTATGCTCGCTATTTTGGTGGTGATTTACAAATTATCTCTATGGAAGGATATGGTAAATCCAATTCTTTCTTTATGCAATACTTAATCTCAAGTTCAATTTGTCCTGCTTGA